In Solanum pennellii chromosome 3, SPENNV200, a single window of DNA contains:
- the LOC107015029 gene encoding uncharacterized protein LOC107015029: MNRATPVRSSHTTTADLLTWSEVPPSSNSSSVAASRSASRSHQPSDGISKAVFGGQLTDEEADSLNKRKPCSGYKLREISGSNIFSDHDEDGKSESGTDDGNFTNRTSVRIVQQAANGISQISFSTEENVSPKKPITLTEVAKQRELSGNLEIESDIKVKKLLSDAKTKELSGNDIFGPPEEVPPRSLAAARSMGSKESKDMGEPAPRTVRTSVRVSNPAGGQSNILFGDEPVVKTTKKIHNQKFAELTGNDIFKGDTPPGSAEKTLSSAKLKEMSGNDIFSDGKIESRDHFGGVRKPPGGESTIRLV, translated from the exons ATGAATAGAGCAACACCTGTACGGAGCTCCCATACCACCACCGCCGATCTGCTCACCTGGTCGGAGGTTCCGCCGTCCTCTAACTCTTCCTCTGTCGCCGCTTCCCGCAGTGCTTCTCGTTCTCATCAG CCTTCTGATGGAATTAGTAAGGCTGTGTTTGGTGGTCAGTTAACTGATGAAGAAGCTGATAGCTTGAACAAACG CAAACCTTGTTCAGGGTATAAACTGAGGGAGATCAGTGGCAGCAATATATTTTCTGATCATGATGAAGATGGTAAATCAGAATCTGGAACTGATGATGGTAATTTTACTAACAGGACATCAGTGCGCATTGTTCAG CAAGCTGCAAATGGAATAAGCCAAATTTCATTCAGTACTGAAGAAAATGTTTCCCCAAAGAAGCCTATCACTCTGACCGAAGTGGCAAAGCAACGTGAGTTGAGTGGAAATTTAGAAATTGAGTCAGATATCAAAGTCAAGAAGCTGCTATCAGATGCAAAGACAAAGGAGCTTAGTGGAAATGATATTTTTGGCCCTCCTGAAGAAGTTCCTCCTAGATCCCTGGCTGCTGCACGTTCGATGGGGTCGAAAGAAAGCAAAGACATGGGTGAACCTGCTCCACGAACTGTACGCACATCTGTTAGGGTTTCTAAT CCTGCTGGTGGTCAAAGCAATATCTTGTTTGGGGATGAACCTGTTGTCAAGACaacaaagaaaatacataacCAGAAGTTTGCAGAATTGACAGGCAATGACATTTTCAAGGGAGATACTCCTCCTGGATCGGCGGAGAAGACACTGAGCAGTGCTAAGCTGAAAGAAATGAGTGGTAATGATATATTCTCTGATGGAAAAATTGAATCTAGGGATCACTTTGGCGGTGTGCGCAAACCACCTGGTGGAGAAAGCACTATCAGATTAGTGTAA